From one Calderihabitans maritimus genomic stretch:
- a CDS encoding formate hydrogenlyase maturation HycH family protein, translating to MAGKVEFYRLSKKFVSEKEASPRVKQLQYYALAIGHHVGVVDCLSPVMNMSREEYLQWIAKLPPGEARRKMEGVVKWGEVEITKEHVRSLTKVLTGAAPAFLPEEKKRADCLLQLLRSIEREPAIYLVVRSL from the coding sequence ATGGCGGGTAAAGTTGAATTTTACCGGCTGAGTAAAAAGTTTGTTAGCGAAAAGGAAGCATCTCCACGGGTCAAGCAGTTACAATACTATGCCTTGGCCATCGGTCATCATGTGGGAGTAGTAGACTGTCTTTCTCCCGTAATGAATATGTCGCGGGAGGAGTATTTACAATGGATAGCCAAGCTTCCTCCAGGAGAGGCCAGGCGTAAGATGGAAGGCGTAGTCAAGTGGGGAGAGGTGGAAATAACTAAAGAGCATGTGCGGTCGTTAACTAAAGTCTTGACTGGTGCTGCTCCCGCTTTCCTTCCAGAAGAGAAGAAACGGGCCGACTGCCTGTTACAGCTCCTGCGGTCTATAGAAAGGGAGCCCGCTATCTATCTGGTGGTGCGGTCTTTATGA
- a CDS encoding NADH-quinone oxidoreductase subunit B family protein, whose amino-acid sequence MTTVEKDFGPREHAKLAEMKEKLKKVIRRSVYVYRVDCGGCNGCEIEIFASISPVYDPERLGIKVVASPRHADVLLFTGPMTRPMRLPALRAYRAAPDPKIVVAYGTCGCSGGIFHDCYSVWGGADKIFPVDVYIPGCPPTPAATLYGMGVALDILQQKIKGAHHVEDEVVRVQPAHPNVHPDLRKGIEREARRLCGYLQGKQIADKYLQFLEEGDLQAVDRKVKELLKDEKDPRLVEVYLKLHQIFTDSMERATGNGG is encoded by the coding sequence GTTATCAGGCGGTCGGTGTATGTATACCGGGTCGACTGTGGAGGATGTAACGGGTGCGAAATCGAAATTTTTGCATCTATCTCCCCTGTCTATGACCCGGAAAGGCTGGGCATTAAAGTAGTTGCTTCACCACGGCATGCCGACGTGCTACTTTTTACCGGGCCTATGACTCGGCCTATGCGTCTGCCGGCGCTGAGGGCATACCGGGCGGCCCCCGATCCCAAGATTGTGGTAGCCTACGGCACCTGCGGCTGCAGCGGCGGGATCTTCCACGATTGTTACTCGGTATGGGGCGGGGCTGACAAAATCTTTCCGGTCGATGTTTACATTCCCGGCTGCCCCCCAACGCCCGCTGCGACGCTCTACGGGATGGGAGTTGCCCTTGATATTCTCCAGCAAAAGATTAAAGGTGCGCACCATGTGGAAGACGAAGTTGTCCGGGTTCAACCGGCGCACCCGAATGTCCACCCCGACCTGCGTAAAGGTATTGAGCGGGAAGCTCGCCGTTTGTGTGGGTACTTGCAAGGCAAACAGATAGCGGATAAGTACCTGCAGTTTCTTGAAGAAGGTGATCTGCAGGCAGTTGACCGGAAGGTTAAGGAGCTTTTGAAGGATGAAAAAGACCCGCGACTGGTAGAGGTTTATTTGAAGTTACACCAGATTTTTACGGATAGCATGGAGAGGGCGACTGGTAATGGCGGGTAA